A window of Pan paniscus chromosome 10, NHGRI_mPanPan1-v2.0_pri, whole genome shotgun sequence contains these coding sequences:
- the CD63 gene encoding CD63 antigen: MAVEGGMKCVKFLLYVLLLAFCACAVGLIAVGVGAQLVLSQTIIQGATPGSLLPVVIIAVGVFLFLVAFVGCCGACKENYCLMITFAIFLSLIMLVEVAAAIAGYVFRDKVMSEFNNNFRQQMENYPKNNHTASILDRMQADFKCCGAANYTDWEKIPSMSKNRVPDSCCVNVTVGCGINFNEKAIHKEGCVEKVGGWLRKNVLVVAAAALGIAFVEVLGIVFACCLVKSIRSGYEVM, encoded by the exons ATGGCGGTGGAAGGAGGAATGAAATGTGTGAAGTTCTTGCTCTACGTCCTCCTGCTGGCCTTTTGC GCCTGTGCAGTGGGACTGATTGCCGTGGGTGTCGGGGCACAGCTTGTCCTGAGTCAGACCATAATCCAGGGGGCTACCCCTGGCTCTCTGTTGCCAGTGGTCATCATCGCAGTGggtgtcttcctcttcctggtgGCTTTTGTGGGCTGCTGCGGGGCCTGCAAGGAGAACTATTGTCTTATGATCACG TTTGCCATCTTTCTGTCTCTTATCATGTTGGTGGAGGTGGCCGCAGCCATTGCTGGCTATGTGTTTAGAGATAAG GTGATGTCAGAGTTTAATAACAACTTCCGGCAGCAGATGGAGAATTACCCGAAAAACAACCACACTGCTTCGATCCTGGACAGGATGCAGGCAGAT TTTAAGTGCTGTGGGGCTGCTAACtacacagattgggagaaaatccCTTCCATGTCGAAGAACCGAGTCCCCGACTCCTGCTGCGTTAATGTTACTGTGGGCTGTGGGATTAATTTCAACGAGAAGGCGATCCATAAGGAG GGCTGTGTGGAGAAGGTTGGGGGCTGGCTGAGGAAAAATGTGCTGGTGGTAGCTGCAGCAGCCCTTGGAATTGCTTTTGTCGAG GTTTTGGGAATTGTCTTTGCCTGCTGCCTCGTGAAGAGTATCAGAAGTGGCTACGAGGTGATGTAG
- the RDH5 gene encoding retinol dehydrogenase 5: MWLPLLLGALLWAVLWLLRDRQSLPASDAFVFITGCDSGFGRLLALQLDQRGFRVLASCLTPSGAEDLQRVASSRLHTTLLDITDPQSVQQAAKWVEMHVKEAGLFGLVNNAGVAGIIGPTPWLTRDDFQRVLNVNTMGPIGVTLALLPLLQQARGRVINITSVLGRLAANGGGYCVSKFGLEAFSDSLRRDVAHFGIRVSIVEPGFFRTPVTNLESLEKTLQACWARLPPATQAHYGGAFLTKYLKMQQRIMNLICDPDLTKVSRCLEHALTARHPRTRYSPGWDAKLLWLPASYLPASLVDAVLTWVLPKPAQAVY, from the exons ATGTGGCTGCCTCTTCTGCTGGGTGCCTTACTCTGGGCAGTGCTGTGGTTGCTCAGGGACCGGCAGAGCCTGCCCGCCAGCGATGCCTTTGTCTTCATCACCGGCTGTGACTCAGGCTTTGGGCGCCTTCTGGCACTGCAGCTGGACCAGAGAGGCTTCCGAGTCCTGGCCAGCTGCCTGACCCCCTCCGGGGCCGAGGACCTGCAGCGGGTGGCCTCCTCCCGCCTCCACACCACCCTGCTGGATATCACTGATCCCCAGAGCGTCCAGCAGGCAGCCAAGTGGGTGGAGATGCACGTTAAGGAAGCAG GGCTTTTTGGTCTGGTGAATAATGCTGGTGTGGCTGGTATCATCGGACCCACACCATGGCTGACCCGGGACGATTTCCAGCGGGTGCTGAATGTGAACACAATGGGTCCCATCGGGGTCACCCTTGccctgctgcctctgctgcagCAAGCCCGGGGCCGGGTGATCAACATCACCAGCGTCCTGGGTCGCCTGGCAGCCAATGGTGGGGGCTACTGTGTCTCCAAATTTGGCCTGGAGGCCTTCTCTGACAGCCTGAG GCGGGATGTAGCTCATTTTGGGATACGAGTCTCCATCGTGGAGCCTGGCTTCTTCCGAACCCCTGTGACCAACCTGGAGAGTCTGGAGAAAACCCTGCAGGCCTGCTGGGCACGGCTGCCTCCTGCCACACAGGCCCACTATGGGGGGGCCTTCCTCACCAAGT ACCTGAAAATGCAACAGCGCATCATGAACCTGATCTGTGACCCGGACCTAACCAAGGTGAGCCGATGCCTGGAGCATGCCCTGACTGCTCGACACCCCCGAACCCGCTACAGCCCAGGTTGGGATGCCAAGCTGCTCTGGCTGCCTGCCTCCTACCTGCCAGCCAGCCTGGTGGATGCTGTGCTCACCTGGGTCCTTCCCAAGCCTGCCCAAGCAGTCTACTGA
- the BLOC1S1 gene encoding biogenesis of lysosome-related organelles complex 1 subunit 1, with translation MAPGSRGESSSFRSRRGPGVPSPQPDVTMLSRLLKEHQAKQNERKELQEKRRREAITAATCLTEALVDHLNVGVAQAYMNQRKLDHEVKTLQVQAAQFAKQTGQWIGMVENFNQALKEIGDVENWARSIELDMRTIATALEYVYKGQLQSAPS, from the exons ATGGCCCCGGGGAGCCGAGGTGAGAGTTCCAGCTTCCGGAGCCGGAGGGGGCCCGGCGTACCCAGCCCCCAGCCCGACGTGACCATGCTGTCCCGCCTCCTAAAAGAACACCAGGCCAAGCAGAATGAACGCAAGGAGCTGCAGG AAAAGAGGAGGCGAGAGGCTATCACTGCAGCGACCTGCCTGACAGAAGCTTTGGTGGATCACCTCAATGTGGG TGTGGCCCAGGCCTACATGAACCAGAGAAAGCTGGACCATGAGGTGAAGACCCTACAGGTCCAGGCTGCCCAATTTGCCAAGCAAACAGGCCAGTGGATCGGAATGGTGGAGAACTTCAACCAGGCACTCAAG gaaattggggatgtggagaactggGCTCGGAGCATCGAGCTGGACATGCGCACCATTGCCACTGCACTGGAATATGTCTACAAAGGGCAGCTGCAGTCTGCCCCTTCCTAG